A part of Arachis hypogaea cultivar Tifrunner chromosome 12, arahy.Tifrunner.gnm2.J5K5, whole genome shotgun sequence genomic DNA contains:
- the LOC112727896 gene encoding probable sugar phosphate/phosphate translocator At3g11320, whose translation MIMMDSIPWSTIMVVTSWYSSNIGVLLMNKYLLTNYGFKFPVFLTMCHMMCCSIFSFIGIQVMDIVPFQSIQSREQLVKICVLSLVFCFSVVCGNVSLNYIPVSFNQAIGATTPFFTAVCAYFVTRKREAWLTYATLLPVVAGVIIASESEPSFNLFGFIICVSSTFSRAFKSVLQDLLLSSEGEKLNSMNLLLYMAPMAMLVLLPATLLMEKNVIQITIDVARNDIRIIGFLLFSSSLAYFVNLTNFLVTKHTSALTLQVLGNAKGAVAVVVSILIFKNPISMIGMCGYAFTVLGVILYTEAKKRYS comes from the exons ATGATAATGATGGACTCAATTCCATGGTCAACGATCATGGTGGTGACTTCATGGTACAGTTCAAACATCGGTGTGCTTCTTATGAACAAGTACCTTCTAACAAATTACGGGTTCAAGTTCCCAGTGTTTCTCACCATGTGCCACATGATGTGTTGTTCTATCTTCAGCTTCATTGGTATTCAAGTGATGGACATTGTCCCTTTTCAAAGCATACAATCAAGGGAACAGTTGGTGAAGATTTGTGTTCTGAGCCTTGTTTTTTGCTTCTCAGTTGTTTGTGGAAATGTGTCACTGAATTACATACCCGTGTCTTTCAATCAAGCAATTGGTGCCACCACACCTTTCTTCACTGCGGTTTGTGCTTATTTTGTCACCAGAAAAAGAGAGGCTTGGCTTACCTATGCAACACTCTTGCCCGTTGTTGCTGGTGTCATCATAGCTAGTGAG TCTGAACCTAGTTTCAATCTATTTGGATTTATAATATGCGTTTCATCAACCTTTTCGAGAGCTTTCAAGTCGGTCCTTCAAGATCTTTTGTTGTCCTCTGAGGG AGAAAAGTTAAACTCTATGAACCTGCTGCTTTATATGGCACCCATGGCAATGTTGGTCTTGCTTCCTGCAACATTGTTGATGGAGAAGAATGTGATTCAAATCACAATAGATGTAGCAAGAAATGATATCAGAATTATAGGTTTTCTGCTCTTCAGTTCTTCTCTTGCATATTTTGTCAACCTAACCAATTTTTTGGTGACAAAACACACAAGTGCATTGACTCTTCAG GTTTTAGGAAATGCAAAGGGGGCAGTTGCAGTGGTGGTCTCAATTTTGATTTTCAAGAATCCAATTTCCATGATAGGAATGTGTGGTTATGCCTTCACTGTTCTTGGAGTTATCTTATACACTGAAGCCAAAAAGAGATatagttag